Proteins from a single region of Fundulus heteroclitus isolate FHET01 chromosome 12, MU-UCD_Fhet_4.1, whole genome shotgun sequence:
- the cds1 gene encoding phosphatidate cytidylyltransferase 2 isoform X1 has product MTELRKRGGGGGDPDTADNISDKEAESDDRLGLPGDGEGEGDVDSKTDAPDVPVSTADTDNTPECLNKALKGLPPRKRRHSGHTALQQRGRAARWKNYWIRGLLSICMISGFFLIIYMGPITLIFVVMCVQIKCFHEIITIGYRVYRSYELPWFRTLSWYFLICVNYFFYGETVADYFGALVRREVPLQFLARYHRFISFTLYLAGFCMFVLSLVKKHYRLQFYMFAWTHVTLLIVVTQSHLVIQNLFEGMIWFIVPISIVICNDIMAYLFGFFFGRTPLIKLSPKKTWEGFIGGFFPTVVFGFLLAYLLSQFQYFVCPVEFNSDTNRFMVECEPSDLFVLQEYTLPAAVQSTLRWKTVTLYPFQIHSIFLSSFASIIGPFGGFFASGFKRAFKIKDFANTIPGHGGIMDRFDCQYLMATFTHVYIGSFVRGPNPSKVLQQLLMLQPEQQLGIFHTLHSHLQERGLLPPAAVQAE; this is encoded by the exons ATGACGGAGCTGAGGAAGCGCGGCGGGGGCGGCGGAGACCCCGACACCGCCGACAACATCAGCGACAAG gAAGCCGAGAGCGACGACAGGCTGGGCCTGCCAGGCGACGGCGAGGGAGAAGGTGACGTTGACTCCAAAACAGACGCTCCAGATGTTCCTGTCTCCACAGCAGACACAGACAACACTCCAGAATGTCTGAATAAAGCTCTGAAGGGGCTTCCACCCAG AAAGCGGAGACACAGCGGACACACAGCGCTTCAGCAGAGAGGACgagccgcccg ATGGAAGAACTACTGGATACGAGGACTTCTGTCCATCTGCATGATCTCGGGCTTTTTCCTCATCATCTATATGGGACCCATCACTCTCATCTTTGTG GTCATGTGTGTGCAAATCAAGTGTTTCCATGAAATCATCACCATCGGCTACAGAGTTTATCGCTCCTATGAGCTGCCTTGGTTCAGGACTCTGAGTTG GTACTTCCTGATTTGTGTAAACTACTTCTTCTATGGTGAAACGGTAGCGGATTACTTTGGAGCGTTGGTGCGGAGGGAGGTGCCTCTGCAGTTCCTGGCTCGTTATCACCGCTTCATTTCCTTCACTTTGTACCTCGCAG GTTTCTGCATGTTTGTGCTGAGTTTAGTGAAGAAACATTACCGCCTGCAGTTTTACATG TTTGCTTGGACCCATGTGACCCTGTTGATTGTGGTAACCCAGTCCCACCTTGTCATTCAGAACCTGTTTGAAGGAATGATCTG GTTCATCGTTCCCATTTCCATTGTGATCTGCAATGACATCATGGCGTATCTGTTTGGATTCTTCTTTGGGAGAACTCCTCTGATCAAG CTCTCGCCCAAGAAGACGTGGGAAGGCTTCATCGGCGGTTTCTTCCCCACGGTAGTCTTTGGTTTCCTG ctgGCCTACCTCCTGTCGCAGTTCCAGTACTTCGTGTGTCCCGTGGAGTTCAACAGCGACACCAACAGGTTCATGGTGGAGTGCGAGCCGTCTGACCTGTTCGTCCTGCAGGAGTACACCCTCCCTGCGGCGGTGCAGAGCACGCTGAGATGG AAAACGGTGACGCTTTACCCCTTCCAGATCCACAGCATCTTCCTGTCGTCCTTCGCCTCCATCATCGGCCCGTTCGGCGGCTTCTTTGCCAGTGGCTTCAAGCGAGCCTTCAAAATCAAA GACTTCGCCAACACCATCCCGGGCCACGGCGGCATCATGGACCGCTTCGACTGCCAGTACCTGATGGCCACGTTCACGCACGTCTACATCGGCAGCTTCGTCAG AGGTCCAAATCCCAGCAAagtgctgcagcagctgctgatgctccagccagagcagcagctcgGCATTTTCCACACTCTGCACTCCCACCTGCAGGAGAGGGGTCTGCTCCCCCCGGCCGCCGTCCAGGCtgagtga
- the cds1 gene encoding phosphatidate cytidylyltransferase 2 isoform X2, whose product MTELRKRGGGGGDPDTADNISDKEAESDDRLGLPGDGEGEGDVDSKTDAPDVPVSTADTDNTPECLNKALKGLPPRWKNYWIRGLLSICMISGFFLIIYMGPITLIFVVMCVQIKCFHEIITIGYRVYRSYELPWFRTLSWYFLICVNYFFYGETVADYFGALVRREVPLQFLARYHRFISFTLYLAGFCMFVLSLVKKHYRLQFYMFAWTHVTLLIVVTQSHLVIQNLFEGMIWFIVPISIVICNDIMAYLFGFFFGRTPLIKLSPKKTWEGFIGGFFPTVVFGFLLAYLLSQFQYFVCPVEFNSDTNRFMVECEPSDLFVLQEYTLPAAVQSTLRWKTVTLYPFQIHSIFLSSFASIIGPFGGFFASGFKRAFKIKDFANTIPGHGGIMDRFDCQYLMATFTHVYIGSFVRGPNPSKVLQQLLMLQPEQQLGIFHTLHSHLQERGLLPPAAVQAE is encoded by the exons ATGACGGAGCTGAGGAAGCGCGGCGGGGGCGGCGGAGACCCCGACACCGCCGACAACATCAGCGACAAG gAAGCCGAGAGCGACGACAGGCTGGGCCTGCCAGGCGACGGCGAGGGAGAAGGTGACGTTGACTCCAAAACAGACGCTCCAGATGTTCCTGTCTCCACAGCAGACACAGACAACACTCCAGAATGTCTGAATAAAGCTCTGAAGGGGCTTCCACCCAG ATGGAAGAACTACTGGATACGAGGACTTCTGTCCATCTGCATGATCTCGGGCTTTTTCCTCATCATCTATATGGGACCCATCACTCTCATCTTTGTG GTCATGTGTGTGCAAATCAAGTGTTTCCATGAAATCATCACCATCGGCTACAGAGTTTATCGCTCCTATGAGCTGCCTTGGTTCAGGACTCTGAGTTG GTACTTCCTGATTTGTGTAAACTACTTCTTCTATGGTGAAACGGTAGCGGATTACTTTGGAGCGTTGGTGCGGAGGGAGGTGCCTCTGCAGTTCCTGGCTCGTTATCACCGCTTCATTTCCTTCACTTTGTACCTCGCAG GTTTCTGCATGTTTGTGCTGAGTTTAGTGAAGAAACATTACCGCCTGCAGTTTTACATG TTTGCTTGGACCCATGTGACCCTGTTGATTGTGGTAACCCAGTCCCACCTTGTCATTCAGAACCTGTTTGAAGGAATGATCTG GTTCATCGTTCCCATTTCCATTGTGATCTGCAATGACATCATGGCGTATCTGTTTGGATTCTTCTTTGGGAGAACTCCTCTGATCAAG CTCTCGCCCAAGAAGACGTGGGAAGGCTTCATCGGCGGTTTCTTCCCCACGGTAGTCTTTGGTTTCCTG ctgGCCTACCTCCTGTCGCAGTTCCAGTACTTCGTGTGTCCCGTGGAGTTCAACAGCGACACCAACAGGTTCATGGTGGAGTGCGAGCCGTCTGACCTGTTCGTCCTGCAGGAGTACACCCTCCCTGCGGCGGTGCAGAGCACGCTGAGATGG AAAACGGTGACGCTTTACCCCTTCCAGATCCACAGCATCTTCCTGTCGTCCTTCGCCTCCATCATCGGCCCGTTCGGCGGCTTCTTTGCCAGTGGCTTCAAGCGAGCCTTCAAAATCAAA GACTTCGCCAACACCATCCCGGGCCACGGCGGCATCATGGACCGCTTCGACTGCCAGTACCTGATGGCCACGTTCACGCACGTCTACATCGGCAGCTTCGTCAG AGGTCCAAATCCCAGCAAagtgctgcagcagctgctgatgctccagccagagcagcagctcgGCATTTTCCACACTCTGCACTCCCACCTGCAGGAGAGGGGTCTGCTCCCCCCGGCCGCCGTCCAGGCtgagtga